The genomic window AGAAAATAAAAGCAAAAAATATAATAAAAATATCGTTGATTATATTGAATTAGGTAATTTATTAATTTTATCAAAACTTGTATGCCAATCTGCACTAAAAAGAAGAGAATCAAGAGGTTCACATTTTAGAAAAGACTATAAACAAATAAATAAAGAATATCAAAAGATATCAACTATTCAAAATATTAAAGAGAGAGTTGAATATAAGCTTGAGGAAGCATTATGATAATAAGTATAAATAGAAGAAACGATAAAGAAAATTATATGAAACAATATAAAATTGATAAAGAGAATATTTCTACTCTTGAAGCCCTAGAATATATAAAAGAAAATATAGATTCTACCTTAACTTACAGAAGTGGATGTAAAAGTGGAAGTTGTGGTTCATGTAGTATTTTGGTAAATGATAAAGAAGTTTTAGCCTGTAAATGCAAATTAAATGATGATATCACAATAAAACCTCTAAAAAATGGCACTATTATAAAGGATTTAGTTGTAGATTTAGAACAAACAGCAAAACTTTTATTTAAAAGTAAGGCATTTATTGAAAAATTTCAAGATATTAATATAAAAAAAGAAGATGAAGAACTAATAGATTTGCAAAGTACCTGTATTTTATGTCAAAGTTGTTATAGTACTTGTCCAGTATATAGTGTAAATAAGGACTTTCTAGGCCCATTTGCCCTTACAAGAGTTCTCAGATATACAAATGACAAAAAAGAAGCTAATAACACAAAAAAACTCGATGCAATTCAAGTAAATGGAATCTGGGACTGTACTTTATGTGGTAATTGTACGATTGCTTGTCCCCAATTTATAGATTCTAAAACTGATATTATGAATCTTAGAATGAAATCAGTACAAAATGGATATTCTGATCCAACAATTCAAAGCAATGATTTTTTAAATGAGTTCAATAATTATAATGATTTCAATACTGGATTTAATCCAAATTCTTTTTAATTATTTATCTAAAGATTTTTTTAAAACATCTCTAATATGAAAATAAGGATCATCTTTTAACTTATTTGCCATTATAATTTTATCTTGTAATTCTTTATTATTTTCATAATACATTGCAATGGATTCTTCTAATATTTTACTCTTAGTTTTACCACTATTTATGCTTAATTCTGTCAAATAATCATTAGTCTTTCCATCAATCGACATTCCAATTTTTACACGGCCAATTTTTTGGATTGGTCTTCCTACTTTTCTTTTTTCCATAATTTAAGCCCTAAATATAGTAATTAGATAATTATAGCTAGATATATCTAAATATAACTAGACATAATTATAAATAGTATTTTTTTTAATTAAAATAAGAAAAAATATAAAATTCTTTTTCTTATTTATGAGTATATAAAAAAAGCTTATTTAGAAGAAAAGATTCAACTATTTCATCAATACTTTTTTCGTTATTTGATATAAGAACTTTAATGTTTTCACTAAGAAAAGGCCAAATATATTCTTTATCATTTAAAACAATTACATAATCAATCCATTCTATAACATCTTCTTTTCTATCAAAAAAATCACAAGAAATAATTTGCCCATCATTTAAAATCACATAAGCCCATGAATTATTTTCTTCAATACTTGAAATAATACATTCATGTCTATTATTAGAATCAGTAGGAATAAGTAGCGTCATTTATAACCTTTCAAATAAGATAATTTTTATTAAACCAGTAAGAAAAAATATACAAAGACCAAAAATGTTGTTTGAATTTATTTTTTTTAGCAAGATTATAAATCATAATAACATAATCATCATTGAATAAATTTGTTTCACGATTAACATTTAAAATAGTTTTTAATAAATCTTCACCATGACTATTAAAAATCCATTCATTGTAAGGAGAATTAAATCCTTTTTTGCTTCTGTTAATAATCTTTTCAGGAATATATTTATTAGCAATCTTTTTTAACAAATACTTATTAGTATCTCCAGTTTTTAATTTAGTATCAACACTGAATAAATAATCAACTAATCTGTAATCCAAAAATGGAGTTCTAACTTCAATAGAGTTAGACATTGATATTCTATCAACTTTAGAAAGTAATGATTGTCCTAACCAAATTTTCAAATCAATATAACTCATCCAATCAACAGGGTCTTTTTTTGCTTTTTCTTGTTTAAAAGTAGGAAGTCGTTTAAATAAACGCTTTTTTTGTATAGTAGTATATATTTCACCAAAAGAGTTATAAATATTTTCATCGGTAACCACTCTTCGTAAATATTCACTCTCTTTAGTATTATTTTGCAAAGCAGAAATGATATCTTTTAAAAAGCCATCTTGATCGTTTGATAAAGATTCTTTAAACTTATAGTATTTTAGAAACTTAGAATAATTATCATATCCTAAAAAAAGTTCATCACTACCCTCACCGCTTAAAACAACTTTTATTCCTTTTTTATTAATTAATTTAGTAAGACAATATAAAGGAAAAGCAGCACTATCAGCATGTGGTTCTTCTAAGGCATCAATAACTTCATCAAATACATCAATAAAATCATTTCTAGATACCTCTAAGGGATGATGTATAGAATTAATATCTTTAGATACTAAAGAAGCATAATCAAGCTCAGAATAGCTTTTATAATCACTATATCCAACAGAGAAAGTGTGAATACGCTTACTTGTTATATTTGTGTACAGAGCAGAGATAAGTGAACTATCAATTCCACCACTTAACAAACTCCCTACTTCCACATCGCCTACAAGTCTAGATTCAACACTATTAAATAAAAGCTCTTCAATATCATTTAAAGCTTGTTTTTCATCAACAACTTTTTTGTAAGTATTGATTTTATAATATTTTTTGATAAATAACTCATTATTAGACACAATCATATAAGAAGAGGCTTCTAATTTATTAATATCATTATAAAAAGTTAAATCATTTAAAGAAACAAAATATTGTAAATACTGAGACAAAGCGACCTTGTTTAATTTTGGAGTAAAACCCAATATTTTTATTATAGATTTAATAGAAGAAGAAAAGATAAATTTATTCTCTTTGAAGTAATAAAAAAACGGTTTTTTCCCATATCTATCTCTGGCACAAAAATACTTCTCCTGCTTTAAATCAAAAATCACAAAAGAAAACATACCATTTAATTTATTTAAAAAATCAATACCATACTTTTGATATAACCTAATAATCACTTCAGTATCAGAGGATGTTTTACAAATAAGATTTTCAACTTTTATTAACTCTTTGTAATTATAAATTTCACCATTAAAAACAATCAAAATATCATCAAATATCATAGGCTGATTGGCTTCATCATCAACATCAATAATAGACAATCTTGTATGACCAAATTGGTAATTCTTATGATTGAAAACCATAGAATAATCTGGCCCTCTATTATTCATAATAGCTAAGGCTGAGTCAAAATTATTTGAAATAAAATTAGAACCTAATATTCCACACATATTATAATCCGAAGAAATAATTGATTAAAAGAATATAAGCATAAGTTAAAATCACAAATATAAGAGAACTAACTAGAACTGAAAAAGTTGCATCAATTGGCTTACATTTATATAAAGATGCAAGATTTACATTATTAACAGCAAGGGGAACAAGTAATTCCATAAATATAATCGCACTAACCATAGCTGGTAAATCAAATAAAAAGATAACACAAAGACCAACAGAAGGTAAAATAAAGTGTTTAAATAAAGATATATTAAGTGCCAAATGCCAATTAGCCGATTTGATTTTAACGTCGGACATAAAGATTCCAAATATTACTAACTGCATAACAATAGCTGTATATGCACCCATAGTAAAAAACTTCTCAAAATCTGCATTAATATGTAAATCATAATAATTAAATAGTATGGCAATAAAAGTAACATGAATTGCAGGCATTTTAAAAATTGCTTTTAAAGAAGATTTTATATTAAATTTTTCACCTGTAAAAAAATAAACAGAAAATATATACATATAAAATACATTGACAATATTGATAATAGAAGTATAAGGAACACTTTGTAAACCAAAAATAGCTATTCCTAATGGAATACCTAAATTACCAGTATTACCAACTAAAGATGAAGCCAAAAAAATAGATTTATTTTGAACATCTTTTTTAAAAAACTTCAAAGAATAAAAATATACAATAACTAAAACAAGTAAAAGAGATATTCCACTAACTACAGGTGTAAGAAGAAAATCTTTACTAATAGGAGCTCTAGTTAATCCCCAAAACACAAGTAAAGGCTGAAGAAAATATAAATTTAATAATACTAAAGTTCTTTCATTTACTTCACCTTTAAAAGATTTTTTAAAAACAAAACCAATTAAAATAAACAAATAAATAGTAGCAACTGAGATTAAAGCTTGAATGAAATGTTCCTCATGATAATTTCTGAAATATTATCATAAGGTACATTAATTAAGAAAATTTAGAAATTAAAGCATCATACCTTTTATCATAAAAAAGATAGTAGCAGATACAAATGCAGCAGCAGGAACAGTAATTATCCAAGCTGCAATAATTTTTTTAATTGCATCTCTTTTAACATATTTTATTCGTTTAGCTGATTTGAACTCTTTTCTCTCTAGTTTAACTTTTTCATCTTTTTCATCAATCAAATTGTATAATTCAACTATTCTTTTATAATCAATTTTTGACTTAGAATCTTTAGCAGCAAGTTGATTTAACTCCAATTGATATTTATCAAGTTGATTTTTATCTTTTTTAAACTTACCTCTGATTTCTTTTAAGAATTTTTCTTCAGATGAATCTAACCATTCCCTTAAAAAACCAACTCCAAATACACCACCAACAGCAATATGAGTAGAAGAGACTGGAAGTCCTAGTTGAGAAGCAATAATAACAGTAATTGCAGCTGCCATTGCAATAGAAAAAGCTCTTACTTGATCAAGCTCTGTAATTTCTGAACCAACTGTTTTTATAAGTCTAGGACCATAAAGTGCTAAACCAATAGCAATACCAATAGCACCAACAGCCATAACCCATAATGGAATACCAACTTTTGATGAAATTGTAGCATTCATTACAGCATCATTAATAGCAGCCAATGGACCAATAGCATTTGCAACATCATTTGCACCATGGGCAAAAGATAATAAAGCAGCAGCAAAAATCAAAGGAATATTAAACAAACTATTTACACTTATTCTATTATCTGTTAATTTTAATGATTTTTTTGCAATCAAAGGTTTAACAAGAATAAAAACAACAATTGAAATAATAAGACCAAGAATTAAAGCAGTAACAAAATCTACTTTAATAAGATGTTTTAAACCTTTTAAAATAATATATGTAGAAAAAGCCCATGTCATAAAGGCAATTAATAAAGGAACAAATTTCTTTGCTGAATCTAATTTCTCATCTTTAAACATAATATTTTTTTTAATAAAATATAAAAACAGTGCAGCGATAACACCACCTAAAATCGGTGAAATAACCCAAGATGCGGCAATCTTACCCATTGTTTCCCATGAAACAATGTCAAAACCAGCAGCTGCAATACCAGCACCCATAACTCCACCAACAATTGAGTGAGTAGTAGAAACAGGAGCACCAATTGATGTCGCAAAATTAAGCCACAAAGCAGCAGATAATAAAGCAGCTGTCATAGCCCAAACAAAAATTTGTGGATTAGAGATTAGAGCTGGATTAATAATTCCTTTTTTTATAGTATTAACAACATCACCACCAGCAACTAAAGCACCCAGAGCTTCAAAAATAGCTGCAATAACAATAGCCCACATAAGTGTCATAGCTTTGGCACCAACAGCTGGCCCCACATTATTAGCAACATCATTTGCACCAATATTCATTGCCATGTAAGCACCAAATACAGCACCAATAATCAAAAAGCTGTTATTAGGTAGTTCCTCATGTGAAGAATAACTCCACAAAAATACAATAACTATAAACAATAATGCAAGAGAAAGTTTTGCAAAACTAGGAAGAGACTTGTCTCTTGCATCATCCATTTTTTTTATGGTATTAAAATCCAAAGATATCCTTTTGTAACCATTTTGTAATTTTTAGTAGTTAAAATATTACCCACTCTCTAGTTACATAAAACTTAAACTAAACTTAAATTTTTATACCTTTTAGTATTAACTTATAATTAAAGTATATAAATTATTCTAAAATAAATCTATATTAATAAATTGTTAATAAAAAATTTACTTAAGTACTATTTAAGTGCTTTTATATATAATAGTAATAAATTATAGATAAAGGAAAGAATATGACTATAAGAATTATTACAGAAAATGAATTTCCAGAAGTATCTAAAATGAAAAAAAAATTTAATATTTTTAGCGTTGTAGGTATAAAAAATGGAGAATTAGAAAGTGTTGAGTTTTTTGGTAAAAATGGAGTGTTTAGAGCATTTGGTAGAAATACTCAAGAAGCTTATAAAAAAGCAACGAAAGTTGTTAAAAGATACTATAAAGAGAAGAGAAGAGATTAATCTCTTCTTCTTCCTCCACCGTTTCTATCTCCACCGCCACTTCTGTTTCGGTTTCCACCGCCACCATTTCGGTTTCGATTACCTCCACCAAATCTTCCTCTTCTTTGACCACCTCGACCTCTTGAATCATCGCCTCTGTCGTCTTTTAATCTTTCGAAAAGTTTTTTAATATCAATTTCTGATTTACCAATATAATTGTTACCTTTTACAATAGTTGCATCAGATAAAATTGACGCTAATTTAAAAGCAATAGTTGATAAATCAAATTCTTCTTTTAAACTTTCTACTAGTGAAATACCAGAATCATAAACTTTTTGTTCAGAAATTTTACCTCGTAAAGTACTAGTTTTTTTCTCTTTAACAGAGTCAATATTAGGAATAACTTTCGCTTCCATTTTTCCACCAGTAGTTTTTTGAATCTTTTGAATCATTCTAAACTCATGTGGAGTTACAATTGAAATAGCAACACCCTCTTTTCCAGCTCTCCCTGTTCTACCAATTCTATGTACATAAGATTCAGAATCAAATGGTAAATGATAATTAAATACATGAGATACATCATTTACATCTAATCCTCTTGCCGCCACATCTGTAGCAATAAGTACATCTAAAGCACCTTTTTTGAAAGATCTAATTACTTCTTCTCTTTGTCTTTGTTCCATATCTCCATGAAGACCTTTAGCCATATGTCCTTGAGATACTAGGTAAGTTGATAATCTATCAACTTCCTTTTTAGTGCGACAGAATATGATAGATTTTTCAGGATTTTTGAAATCAAAAAGTCTGATTAATGCATCATCTCTCTCATATTCATCAACTACATAAAATAATTGAGTAATTTTAGAGTTAGTCATTTCTGCTTTTGTAACAGTAATAAACTCTGGTTCTTTTAAAATGTTTTGTGCAAGTTTTTTAATTGCAGGAGGCATTGTTGCTGAGAAAAGAAGAGTTTGTCTATCTTTTGGTAAATAAGTAAAGATTTCTTTAATATCATCAAGAAATCCCATATCTAACATCTCATCAGCTTCATCTAAAACTACGAAAGATGGTTTAATATCAATCTTTTTACCTTTTAATAAATCAATTAATCTACCAGGAGTAGCAACAATAATTGATGCTCTATCTATATTTTTTAACTGCATAGAGTAAGATTGACCACCATAAACAGTTGCTGTGTTCATTCCTGAACTTTTACCGAATCTAAATAATTCGTCAGAAACTTGCATTGCAAGTTCTCTTGTTGGAACAATAACTACAGCTTCAACACCAGAGTTACCTTTCATCATATTAATCATTGGAAGACCAAATGCAGCTGTTTTACCAGTACCAGTTTGCGCTTGACCAACCATATCTTTACCACTTAAAACTACAGGAATAGCATCTTCTTGAATAGGACTTGGTTGTATAAAACCTGCGTCATCAATAGCCTTTTGTAGTTCTTGTTTAAAATTGAAATCTGAGAAATTCATTAATTACCTTTGTGTATTTTATATACACGTATATATTTAAAACTAAAAGTTTGAAACTTGATAAAACAGTTTAGTTATAAAAGTGTACAGTAACTAAATGAGTGAGTAATAAGTATAATTGTGTATATTTGCTGGATTATACATAAATTTGTATTAGTTTAAGCTTTAACAAAAGAGTTTTATGCTCTTTTGTTAAATATCACCTAAACCTTTGTAGTGTTCTAAGTATTTTGTATCGTAATTATTATCATTGAAATCTTTATTTCCCATCATCTTAATGTGAAAAGGAATAGTTGTCTTGATTCCATATACTTCAAACTCATTTAAAGCTCTTTTCATAATTTTGATAGCTTTTTCTCTATCTCTTCCCCATACAATTAGTTTTCCAATCATAGAGTCATAATAAGGAGGTACTACATAGTTTGTATAAATATGAGAATCAACTCTTACATTTCTTCCACCAGGAACCATCCATTGTGTGATTTTTCCAGGACTTGGTAAAAATGTATTTGGATCTTCTGCTGTAATTCTACACTCTATTGCATGACCTCTAAATTTGATTTTTTCTTGAGGAGGTAAAACATCACCCTCTGCAACTTTAATCATAAGCTCAACAATATCAATTCCTGAAACCATTTCAGAAACTGGATGTTCAACTTGAAGTCTAGTATTCATCTCCATAAAATAAATATTTTGTTTATCATCAGCTAAAAACTCAAAAGTTCCAGCACCTTCATATTTTAAATATTTAGTAGCTTTAACTGCAACATCATGAAGTTTCGCTCTAGTTTCATCATTTAATAAAATAGCTGGTGATTCTTCAATAACTTTTTGATGTCTTCTTTGTAAAGAACAATCTCTTTCACCTATATGAATGGCATTTCCATGAGAGTCCCCTACTACTTGAACTTCAATATGTCTTGGATTATTAATAAATCTCTCTAAATACATAGTACCATCACCAAAAGCTGCTAAAGCTTCACTAGAAGCTGCTGTAAATAGTTGGTCGAATTTATCTTCTGATTCAATAAGTCTCATACCTCTACCACCACCACCAGCTGATGCTTTTGCCATGATTGGATAACCTATTTCACGAGCTACTTTTCTTCCTTCTTCCACATTATGAACAGCACCAGTAGATCCAGGAACAACAGGAACCCCTGCTCTTACCATCTCTTCTTTTGCTTTAGATTTATCAGCCATTTTTTCCATTACTTCAACAGAAGGACCTATAAATTTAATATTGTGCAATCTACAAATTTCTACAAAATCTTGATTTTCAGATAAAAACCCATATCCTGGGAAAATTGCATCACAGCCAGTCATTTCAGCTGCTGTAATAATTGCAGGAATATTTAAGTATGATTCACTTGATTTTGCACCACCAATACAAACTGCTTCATCAGCATGTTTTAAATATGAAGCTTCTTTATCCCCTGCACTATAAACTGCAACTGATTTCTTACCCATTTCTCTAATAGTTCGAACTGCTCTTTGAACAATTTCTCCCCTATTAGCTATTAAGATTTTTTTTATTTCTGCCATACTTAATCTTTCTTATAATTTTTCTACAACAAATAGTGGCATATCATATTCTACTGGATTAGAATCTTCAACTAATACTTTCACAATTTTACAATCAAATTCTGCTTCAACTTCATTCATGATTTTCATAGCTTCTAAAATACATAAAGTTTGTCCAGCTTTTACAGTATCCCCTACTTTTACAAATGCAGCAGA from Arcobacter sp. F2176 includes these protein-coding regions:
- a CDS encoding succinate dehydrogenase/fumarate reductase iron-sulfur subunit, whose product is MIISINRRNDKENYMKQYKIDKENISTLEALEYIKENIDSTLTYRSGCKSGSCGSCSILVNDKEVLACKCKLNDDITIKPLKNGTIIKDLVVDLEQTAKLLFKSKAFIEKFQDINIKKEDEELIDLQSTCILCQSCYSTCPVYSVNKDFLGPFALTRVLRYTNDKKEANNTKKLDAIQVNGIWDCTLCGNCTIACPQFIDSKTDIMNLRMKSVQNGYSDPTIQSNDFLNEFNNYNDFNTGFNPNSF
- the asnB gene encoding asparagine synthase (glutamine-hydrolyzing), giving the protein MCGILGSNFISNNFDSALAIMNNRGPDYSMVFNHKNYQFGHTRLSIIDVDDEANQPMIFDDILIVFNGEIYNYKELIKVENLICKTSSDTEVIIRLYQKYGIDFLNKLNGMFSFVIFDLKQEKYFCARDRYGKKPFFYYFKENKFIFSSSIKSIIKILGFTPKLNKVALSQYLQYFVSLNDLTFYNDINKLEASSYMIVSNNELFIKKYYKINTYKKVVDEKQALNDIEELLFNSVESRLVGDVEVGSLLSGGIDSSLISALYTNITSKRIHTFSVGYSDYKSYSELDYASLVSKDINSIHHPLEVSRNDFIDVFDEVIDALEEPHADSAAFPLYCLTKLINKKGIKVVLSGEGSDELFLGYDNYSKFLKYYKFKESLSNDQDGFLKDIISALQNNTKESEYLRRVVTDENIYNSFGEIYTTIQKKRLFKRLPTFKQEKAKKDPVDWMSYIDLKIWLGQSLLSKVDRISMSNSIEVRTPFLDYRLVDYLFSVDTKLKTGDTNKYLLKKIANKYIPEKIINRSKKGFNSPYNEWIFNSHGEDLLKTILNVNRETNLFNDDYVIMIYNLAKKNKFKQHFWSLYIFSYWFNKNYLI
- a CDS encoding AEC family transporter, giving the protein MQALISVATIYLFILIGFVFKKSFKGEVNERTLVLLNLYFLQPLLVFWGLTRAPISKDFLLTPVVSGISLLLVLVIVYFYSLKFFKKDVQNKSIFLASSLVGNTGNLGIPLGIAIFGLQSVPYTSIINIVNVFYMYIFSVYFFTGEKFNIKSSLKAIFKMPAIHVTFIAILFNYYDLHINADFEKFFTMGAYTAIVMQLVIFGIFMSDVKIKSANWHLALNISLFKHFILPSVGLCVIFLFDLPAMVSAIIFMELLVPLAVNNVNLASLYKCKPIDATFSVLVSSLIFVILTYAYILLINYFFGL
- a CDS encoding inorganic phosphate transporter — translated: MDDARDKSLPSFAKLSLALLFIVIVFLWSYSSHEELPNNSFLIIGAVFGAYMAMNIGANDVANNVGPAVGAKAMTLMWAIVIAAIFEALGALVAGGDVVNTIKKGIINPALISNPQIFVWAMTAALLSAALWLNFATSIGAPVSTTHSIVGGVMGAGIAAAGFDIVSWETMGKIAASWVISPILGGVIAALFLYFIKKNIMFKDEKLDSAKKFVPLLIAFMTWAFSTYIILKGLKHLIKVDFVTALILGLIISIVVFILVKPLIAKKSLKLTDNRISVNSLFNIPLIFAAALLSFAHGANDVANAIGPLAAINDAVMNATISSKVGIPLWVMAVGAIGIAIGLALYGPRLIKTVGSEITELDQVRAFSIAMAAAITVIIASQLGLPVSSTHIAVGGVFGVGFLREWLDSSEEKFLKEIRGKFKKDKNQLDKYQLELNQLAAKDSKSKIDYKRIVELYNLIDEKDEKVKLERKEFKSAKRIKYVKRDAIKKIIAAWIITVPAAAFVSATIFFMIKGMML
- a CDS encoding DEAD/DEAH box helicase — its product is MNFSDFNFKQELQKAIDDAGFIQPSPIQEDAIPVVLSGKDMVGQAQTGTGKTAAFGLPMINMMKGNSGVEAVVIVPTRELAMQVSDELFRFGKSSGMNTATVYGGQSYSMQLKNIDRASIIVATPGRLIDLLKGKKIDIKPSFVVLDEADEMLDMGFLDDIKEIFTYLPKDRQTLLFSATMPPAIKKLAQNILKEPEFITVTKAEMTNSKITQLFYVVDEYERDDALIRLFDFKNPEKSIIFCRTKKEVDRLSTYLVSQGHMAKGLHGDMEQRQREEVIRSFKKGALDVLIATDVAARGLDVNDVSHVFNYHLPFDSESYVHRIGRTGRAGKEGVAISIVTPHEFRMIQKIQKTTGGKMEAKVIPNIDSVKEKKTSTLRGKISEQKVYDSGISLVESLKEEFDLSTIAFKLASILSDATIVKGNNYIGKSEIDIKKLFERLKDDRGDDSRGRGGQRRGRFGGGNRNRNGGGGNRNRSGGGDRNGGGRRRD
- a CDS encoding acetyl-CoA carboxylase biotin carboxylase subunit, with protein sequence MAEIKKILIANRGEIVQRAVRTIREMGKKSVAVYSAGDKEASYLKHADEAVCIGGAKSSESYLNIPAIITAAEMTGCDAIFPGYGFLSENQDFVEICRLHNIKFIGPSVEVMEKMADKSKAKEEMVRAGVPVVPGSTGAVHNVEEGRKVAREIGYPIMAKASAGGGGRGMRLIESEDKFDQLFTAASSEALAAFGDGTMYLERFINNPRHIEVQVVGDSHGNAIHIGERDCSLQRRHQKVIEESPAILLNDETRAKLHDVAVKATKYLKYEGAGTFEFLADDKQNIYFMEMNTRLQVEHPVSEMVSGIDIVELMIKVAEGDVLPPQEKIKFRGHAIECRITAEDPNTFLPSPGKITQWMVPGGRNVRVDSHIYTNYVVPPYYDSMIGKLIVWGRDREKAIKIMKRALNEFEVYGIKTTIPFHIKMMGNKDFNDNNYDTKYLEHYKGLGDI